The nucleotide window ACACGTGCCAGATCGCGAAAAGGCGAACGGCGCGTGCGAATTTTCGGCTAGATGATACCGGAAGGTCTGACAGCCCGCAGCATTGACCCTGCTGCCGGGGCAGTTTCGGCGTGGCTTTTAGGCGCCGATGCGTGCGTAATGGCGCCATTTTCGACGCCGCAGCCGTGGTGCGGCAGTGCGCCGCGGCGCGTCAGATGCATGAGGGGCATGACCGCCCTAGCGGTCGGCCGCGAGCTTCACGCCGAGTCCGATCAGCGCGGCGCCGCAAAATGCGTCGATGGGGCGGCGCAGGCGGCGGTAGCCGCGCTGCGTGCGGTCGTCGGCGAACAGGAAGGCGAGGCTGCAATGCCAGCCGAACGACATCGTGGCGACCGTGGCGAGCGCGACGCCATAGAACCATAGCGGCGGATGCGCCGGAAACACGGCCGCGAACACGCTGGTCCAGAACACGCACGACTTGGGGTTTGTGAGGCAGGTGATGAGGCCCGCGCGCCAGGTGCGCAGCCACGCGCGCCGGTCGGCGGGAGGCGGCGGCGCGACTACGGCTTGCACCGCGGCAGCCAGTTCGCGCCGCACGCCCGAGCGCAGCAGCTTGAGGCCGAACCAGACGAGATAGAGCGCGCCCGCTACGCGCACGCCGTTGTAAAGCCAGCCGATGTGCTGCAGCACGGCCGCGAAGCCGAGCATGGCGAGCGCCGCCCAGAGCGTGGAGCCGACGCCCACGCCCGCCGCCGAGGCCACGCCGAGGCCGCGGCGGCCGGCAAGCGAAAGTTGCGTGACCATGAAGAAGTTGGGGCCGGGGCTGATGAGCGCAAACAGATAGACGACAACGATCTGCAGCAGCGTGGCGAGGTAATGCATCTGAGGACACCTGACGAAACGCGCGGCGCGCGCGACGCGACATCTTAGCGCGGGCCGGTGCCTGGCGGGGCGCGCCGCTGGCGGCGATTGGGGGAGTGTCGTGCGGAAGTTTCGGCTGAGCCGCGCGGCGTCGTTCAGCGCGTCAATCTTCGAGGCGCAGTCGCGCCATATACGGCAGGTGGTCGGAGAGCCAGGCGGTTTCCTGCGCGGGCTGGATCAGCTCGACGGGCTTGAGGCCCCGCACGAACATCTTGTCGAGCGCGAGCGCCGGGGAGAACGCCGGAAAGGTGCGCGCGGGCTCTCCGAGCAGCGTCGCGACTTCCTGCAGACCATGCTCTGCAAAAAGCGGCACGGAGTCGTTGCGCCAGTCGTTGAAGTCCCCGGCCAGCACGAGCGGCCCCTGCGGCGCTTCCTTCACGATCCAGTGCGCAATCCAGTTCATCTGTCGCAGCCGCGCGCTGCGCGTGAGCGCGAGATGCGCGCACAGCAGCGTGACGGACTGGCCGGCGACGTTTGCGCGCGCAACGAGCAGCCCGCGCCGCTCGAAGCGGTGTGCGGAGATGTCCCAGCGTCCGCCCAGATCGAGCGGATGCGGCGAGAGAATCGCATTGCCGTGCCGCCACGAAGGCTTGAATACGTTGGGCCCGAGGGCGATCTGCAATTCGAGCGACGTGGCGATTTCGGTTGCCTGGCAGTGCCAGACGTCGTCGAGCGGGTCGCCCAGCTGCGCGCCGAAGGCCGAGGCCAGCACCGGCTGCGGCAAGCGGCGGGCCATCGCCTCCTGGAGAAACCAGGCGTCGGCGTGGGTGGACTGCACCCAGCGCCGCATGGCCTCCCAGGCCTCGAAGCCAAGCGGCGAGCGGCCTTTGTGCAGATTCCAGCTCACGGCGACGAAGTCTTTGCTCTGCGAGGTGTCGATGAGCGGTTGTTCGGGATTTCGCATGCGTTTTTTCTAACGGATTGGGTCACGCCGGGTCATGCGTGGATCTGTGCGGTCACTGTGCGGACGCCGACGGCGGCGCGAGCGTTGCGCGCACCCGGTACGCAAGCGAGGGGTTCTGGTCGACGATCTGCCAGCTCACCCACTGCCCATCCGGCACGATCAGGCCCGGATGGCTCGCATTCACCTGACGCGGCTGCGGCGGCAGCCGGCAGCCTTCCGGCGTGCTTGGCGCGGCGTCGTTTTCGAGCGTTTCCTGCGCGTCGATCGAAAGGACGACCAGGTTTGCGCGCACCTGCAGCGGCGAAACGGTGATCGTGCGTGACAGATCAATGCTGCCTGCCGGCTGATCCTTGCAGCCCACGGTGTGCGAGACGACCTTGTGATGCGTGTCGGTGTGCGCCTGGCCGATCGAGGTCGTGCCATTGAACGCGTCGATTTGCTGGCCGTCGCGCATCACCTGCAGCTCCCACTGGACTGCGCCCTGCGTGACAGGTGTCGTCGCTGGTGCCGTCGCTGGCGCCACAGCAGTCGCGGCGGGTGCGGTGGGCGGCGGAGGAGGAGGCGGTGGGGGTTCCGTCGGGGCTTGCGCCAGCGCGCGCACGCTCGTTCCCGCGAGGGCGGCGAACAGCGTCACGGCGAGGCAATGTTTCCACAACTTCATATGGGGGGCTCCGTGCACGGCGCCGCGCGAGGCGACAGTGTCGGCAACGCTATGGCGGGGCGGGTACGTTCTGACCATCGATCCTATACCGGGTTCGCAAACGCCGGACCGCAGCGGTTCAGTGGAGATGGGGACGCGGCGGCCGCGCTTCAACCAAGGTGCGCCAAGAGATTGGTTATTGAAGCGCAACAACCATAAGTGCGACGGGGTAATTTGTCGCAAATTGTTGTCGTGACTGCAACGCTGACTTGTTGCTTATCGGGATGGTTTTTCGATAGCCCGTGTTTACACTGGCTTCGACGTGTCCAACACGTTGTTCGGATTGCCCGGTTGGCCAGCATGCGTTGCAAAGGTTGCCGGGCATCGCCACGAAGGAGCCTCGCCATGAAGACGTCCGTTACGCTCGCCGCCCTGCTGTTCAGCGCCGCCACCGCCCTTGCCACCGCGCCCGCGTTCGCCAGCGGCGATGCACCGACATCGTCGGTTCAATCGCTTCCCGTCGCGGCCGTCGCCACGAACAACGCCCCGAAGACGCGCGCCGAAGTGAAGGCCGAACTGGCCAGCGCCCGTGCTCACGGCGAACTGAGTCTGGACCCGAATTCGCCGGCTTATCCGCAGCAATACGCGATGGGCGGCTATACCGCGCCGCGCGAGCAGGCCACAGCGGGCTTCTTCCACGTTCGCAGCGCCGCCAACTAACGCTTCGGCTGCCGCGCGACTTCCATCCTCTGTTCCCTTCCGCTCGTACCAGGCGAGAGTCTGGCGTGGCCTGACCGCCGGGCAGCGTACAATTTTTGTCATGCGGCGGCGCGATTTTTGCGGCGCCGTCCCCATGGCAGAGAGGATCGCGGAGCGGCCGGCTTGCCTGCCGGCGCTGCGAAGGCGGGACGCAGGGACATGGACCAGATCGAATGCGTGGTGATCGGCGCGGGCGTCGTCGGCCTCGCCGTGGCGCGTGCGCTCGCCGCGCGCGGGCGCGAGGTGATCGTGCTCGAAGCCGCTGATGCCATCGGCACCAGCACCAGTTCGCGCAATAGCGAGGTGATTCACGCCGGGCTCTACTACCCGCGCGGCTCGCTCAAGGCGACGCTTTGCGTGCGCGGGCGCGAAATGCTCTACGAGTACTGCGCGTCGCGCAACGTCTCGCACGCTCGCTGCGGCAAGCTGCTCGTCGCCACGGCGGCGAACCAGATTCCGCAACTCGAGGCGATCCGCGCGCGGGGCAAGGAAAACGGCGTGTTCGACCTCACGCGCATCAGCGGCAGCGAGGCGCTCGCGCTCGAACCGGCGCTCGAATGCGTCGCCGCGGTGTACTCGCCGCAAACCGGCATCGTCGACAGCCATCAGCTCATGCTCGCGCTGCAAGGCGACGCCGAGCGCGACGGCGCCGTGATCGCGCTGAAGTCGCCCGTCGAGTCGATCGATGCGACGGGCGGCGGCTTCACCGTGAGGACGGGCGGCGACGCGCCGATCGACATCCGCGCCGCCTGTGTCGTCAACAGCGCGGGCCTCTACGCCACGAAGCTCGCCAAACGCATCCGCGGGCTCGACGCGCGCCACGTGCCGCCGTTCTATCTTGCGCGCGGCAATTACTTCAGCGTTTCGGGCCGCGTGCCGTTCACGCGCCTCATCTACCCGATGCCCAACGAAGCGGGTCTCGGCGTGCATCTCACGCTCGACCTGGGCGGCCAGGCGCGCTTTGGCCCCGACGTCGAGTGGATCGATGCGGTCGATTACGACGTCGATCCCCGCCGCGCCGAGTCCTTCTACGCGCAGATCCGCACCTACTGGCCAGCGCTCCCCGCCGGCGCGCTCCAGCCGGCCTACGCGGGCATCCGCCCGAAGCTCTCCGGTCCCGGCGAGCCCGCCGCCGACTTCATGATCCAGGGCGCGGCTTCGCACGGCGTGCGCGGGCTCGTGAACCTGTTCGGCATCGAGTCGCCGGGGCTCACAGCGTCGCTCGCGATTGCGCAGCGCGTGTGCGAGATGGCTTCGTTCGATTGATCCGGGTTCGCGCCATTCGCGCGCCCTTTTTGCGCTCAAGCGGCATCATGCCGCTCACTTATCTCCAGCATTGCAGCGTCACCGGGGCTGGCTTCGTTGTTAAGCTTCTTCGCGACGCCGCCACCAGAGCGGCTCAGAGGCATGCGCGGCGCGCGCCACACGAAAGCGCCGCGCGAAAACCCAGCGAATGAATCGCCACAATACTGGAGTGAGTCATATGAAATCGTCCCGCCGCAGCTTTCTGATCACCAGCATCGGCGTCGCTTCGACGCTCGCGCTTTCGCGCCAGGCCTTCGCCGACGCGCCCAAGGCTGCCGAATCCGATCCCACCTCCCAGGCGCTCGGCTACAAGCTCGACGCGACCAAGGTCGACAAGGCGAAATTCGCGAAGTACGCCGCCGGCCAAGACTGCAGCAACTGCACGTTTTATCAGGGCAAGGCCACCGACGCGTTCGCGCCGTGCCCGATGTTCGGCGGCAAGCAGGTCGCGGGCAAGGGCTGGTGCAGCGCCTATAACAAGAAGGCGTGATGAAACGGCACGGGCGGTGCAGCGCGTAGACCCCACACGCCTTGCCGCCTGCGCGTCGTTCGTAAAGGCGCGCTAGAGCCGCGCCAGCAGCAAAGGCGGCCGGCGGTTGAACCACGGCCGCGCCGCCTCCAGTTGCGCCGCGAGGCGTAGCAACAACGCGTCGTTGCCCTCGCGCGCGGCGAACTGAACGCCGATCGGCAGCCCACGCGCGTTCCACGCGAGCGGCACCGACATCGACGGCTGGCCCGTCAGGTTGAAAAGCTCCGTGCACCCAGCCCATGCGAACGCCTTGTTCGAGGCTTCGGTCAGCAGCTTTCTCATCAGCACTTCCACCGGGACGGCGGTGACCGCGCGCATTTGTATGCGTTCGCTCTGGCTTGGCTTCAGTTGGCCGATCTTCACCGGCGGCGCGGCGAGCGTCGGGCACAGCAGCACGTCGTAGCGCTTCATCAGGTCGGCGAGCTGCGCCGTGATGCGCTGCTGCACGTCGAGCGCCGCGGGCAGCTCACGCTCGCCGAGCTTTTGTCCAATGTGCGCCATGGCCCACGTCGAGATCTCGAACTCCTGACGGCGCGGCTTCGTGCCCGTGATGTCGTCCGCGTGCAGCACGTACTGTTCGGCCACCACCGACCACAGCACGAGAAACGCTTCGCGCGCCTCCCCGTAGTTCACCGGCAGCGAATACGGCTCGACGCGATGGCCGAGCGAGGTGAGCAGTGCGGCGGCGTCGTCGAGCGCGCTGCGCACTTCGGGCGAGACCGTGTCCGCGAACATCGGCTCAGTCAGCAGCGCGATGGCGAGCGGCTTCGAGCCGTCGAGCGGCGTGCGCGCGGCGTCGAGGAAGGTGCCGGGCGCGCCGGCTGGCAGCGCGGGGTCGCCGGCAATCAGGTCGAGCATGAGCGCGCTGTCACGCACGCTGCGCGAAACCGCGAGATCGACGCCGAGCGCGCCGGGCGGCGGCGCCACGTCGGACGCCGGCTGGAACGCGCGCGACGGTTTGAAGCCGAAGAGCCCGCAGCACGACGCCGGAATGCGGATCGACCCGCCGCCGTCGGACGCGTGCGCGAGCGGCACGATACCCGCGGCGACCGAAGCGGCCGCTCCGCCGCTCGAGCCGCCGGGCGTGTGATCGAGATTCCACGGGTTGCGGCAGGCGCCGAACAGCTCGGGTTCGGTGTAGGGCATCTGCCCGAGTTCGGAGGCGCTCGTCTTGCCGAAGATGTTCAGGCCCGCAGCGCGAAAGCGCGTGACCACGGGCGCGTCGGCGGTGGGAATGTAGTGGCGGTAATGGCGGCTGCCGAGCGTCATGCGCAGCCCGGCCACCGCCGCGCCGAGGTCCTTCACGAGAAACGGCACGCCCGCGAGCGGGCCAACGCTTAGCGCGTTCACGCCGTTGCCGGACGCCTCGATGCGCAGCGCGCGCTCGCGCGCCGCCTCGTAGTCCTTGAGGACGATGGCGTTGATCGCGGGATTGGTGGCTTCCGCGCGGGCGATGGCAGTGTCGAGCAGTTCGCGCGCGCTTACTTCGCGGCGGCGCACGAGATCGGCGAGGCCGATGGCGTCGTATTCCAGATAGTCGGACTGCAAGGCGCGCACTCCTCGTCGGGTTGGGGCTGCGTTGGGGCCCGGTTGGGACTACAAGGGCAGCGTACGCAAGGAGTGTAAGCGGGCAGCGTGCTCGCTGGGCTTGTCGTTGCGCACGCATCGATGCGCCAGGGCATGCGCACAACGACCGACGGGCGGCGGCGAGGCATCAACGCAACAACGGCCGCCGCCCGTGAGACAGCGCTATTGCAGATGCTCGGCGAGGAAGCTCAGCGTGCGGCCGTGCGCGAGCGCCGAAGCATGCTGGTTGTACGACGCGCGCACCGAGCAGTTGAAGCCGTGATCGGCGTTCGCGTACAGGTGGAACTCGGCGTTCGGGCGGCCCGCGAAACGCTCCTTCACCTGGCCCACCGCCGAGAGCGGAATGCCGTGATCGAGTTCGGCGTAGTGGAAGAGGATCGGCTTGGTGACCTTGTCGGCCAGGTCGAGCTGATTCTGGATGCCGCCGCCATAGTAGGACACCGCAGCATCTACCGAACCGCTCGCGGCCGCGAGGTAGGCCAGCCGGCCGCCAAAGCAGTAGCCGATCGCCGCGACCTTGCCCGTGCACTCGGGCAGCGCGCGCAGCGCGGCTGCCGTCGCGGCGATGTCCTCGACCACGAGGTTGACGTCCGTTTTCTGCATCAGCGCGATGCCGCGATCGCGGTCCGCGCCCACGTATTCGAGTTCGACGCGCGGGGCCGCGCGCCAGAAAACGTCGGGGGCGATCGCCACGTAGCCGTCGAGCGCGTATTGCTCGACGACGTCGCGGATGTGACCGTTCACGCCGAAGATCTCCTGGAGGATGACGATGCCCGGGCCTTTGCCGCCCTTGGGCAGCGCGAGGTACGCGCCGAAGCTGTCATTGCCGGCGGGAATGTCGATCCACTTGGTCGAAACGCTCATGTTGTTTCTCCGTGTTCATTAACGAGTCATGCAATGCGCCGCAGTGGGCTGGGTGTGGACTGGCAAGCGGCCAGCGCGCCGCCCGTGGCGCATCGCGAAATCGGGGAGCCAGTTTGCCATAGGCCGTTGAACCTCTGCAGCGCCGGTCAATCTCGCAAGCGGATCGTAATGATCTCGATTATTCATTTTTCGGGCAGGCGGGGTTTGGCTAGAGTCGGTAGCGATTTGCATCGTCACGCCTCATTCAGCCATATAAGGATCGCGTCATGAATTCTGTTCCCGCGTTGCGCACGTCGCCGGACTTTTCCACGCCGTTCAGCCGCCGGTTCGGCTTGCGCCTGCCGCTCGTGCAGGGGCCGATGGCGGGCGGTCCGACCACGCCTGCGCTCGTCGCGGCGGTCTCGAACGCGGGCGGACTCGGCTTTCTCGCCGGAGCGGCGCTTGCGCCCGAGAAGATCGCGAGCGAAGTTGCGGCGATTCGCGCGCTGACGGATAAGCCCTTCGGAGTGAATCTCTTCGTCCTCGACCCGGCGAATCCCGACGAAGCCACCGTGCGCCGCGCGCTCGAAGCCATCGATCCGGTGGCGGCGCACTTCGGCCTGCCACCTGGTGTTGCGCTCGCACGTTACGCACCCGACTTTCGCGCGCAGCTCGACATGGTGATCGAGTTGCGCGTGCCGGTGGTGAGCTTCACGTTCGGCCTTTTGCCCGCGGCCGATGTCGCGCGCCTGCACGCGGCCGGCAGCTACGTGATGGGCACGGCGA belongs to Paraburkholderia flagellata and includes:
- a CDS encoding LysE family translocator; this encodes MHYLATLLQIVVVYLFALISPGPNFFMVTQLSLAGRRGLGVASAAGVGVGSTLWAALAMLGFAAVLQHIGWLYNGVRVAGALYLVWFGLKLLRSGVRRELAAAVQAVVAPPPPADRRAWLRTWRAGLITCLTNPKSCVFWTSVFAAVFPAHPPLWFYGVALATVATMSFGWHCSLAFLFADDRTQRGYRRLRRPIDAFCGAALIGLGVKLAADR
- a CDS encoding amidase; protein product: MQSDYLEYDAIGLADLVRRREVSARELLDTAIARAEATNPAINAIVLKDYEAARERALRIEASGNGVNALSVGPLAGVPFLVKDLGAAVAGLRMTLGSRHYRHYIPTADAPVVTRFRAAGLNIFGKTSASELGQMPYTEPELFGACRNPWNLDHTPGGSSGGAAASVAAGIVPLAHASDGGGSIRIPASCCGLFGFKPSRAFQPASDVAPPPGALGVDLAVSRSVRDSALMLDLIAGDPALPAGAPGTFLDAARTPLDGSKPLAIALLTEPMFADTVSPEVRSALDDAAALLTSLGHRVEPYSLPVNYGEAREAFLVLWSVVAEQYVLHADDITGTKPRRQEFEISTWAMAHIGQKLGERELPAALDVQQRITAQLADLMKRYDVLLCPTLAAPPVKIGQLKPSQSERIQMRAVTAVPVEVLMRKLLTEASNKAFAWAGCTELFNLTGQPSMSVPLAWNARGLPIGVQFAAREGNDALLLRLAAQLEAARPWFNRRPPLLLARL
- a CDS encoding NAD(P)/FAD-dependent oxidoreductase, with the protein product MDQIECVVIGAGVVGLAVARALAARGREVIVLEAADAIGTSTSSRNSEVIHAGLYYPRGSLKATLCVRGREMLYEYCASRNVSHARCGKLLVATAANQIPQLEAIRARGKENGVFDLTRISGSEALALEPALECVAAVYSPQTGIVDSHQLMLALQGDAERDGAVIALKSPVESIDATGGGFTVRTGGDAPIDIRAACVVNSAGLYATKLAKRIRGLDARHVPPFYLARGNYFSVSGRVPFTRLIYPMPNEAGLGVHLTLDLGGQARFGPDVEWIDAVDYDVDPRRAESFYAQIRTYWPALPAGALQPAYAGIRPKLSGPGEPAADFMIQGAASHGVRGLVNLFGIESPGLTASLAIAQRVCEMASFD
- a CDS encoding endonuclease/exonuclease/phosphatase family protein produces the protein MRNPEQPLIDTSQSKDFVAVSWNLHKGRSPLGFEAWEAMRRWVQSTHADAWFLQEAMARRLPQPVLASAFGAQLGDPLDDVWHCQATEIATSLELQIALGPNVFKPSWRHGNAILSPHPLDLGGRWDISAHRFERRGLLVARANVAGQSVTLLCAHLALTRSARLRQMNWIAHWIVKEAPQGPLVLAGDFNDWRNDSVPLFAEHGLQEVATLLGEPARTFPAFSPALALDKMFVRGLKPVELIQPAQETAWLSDHLPYMARLRLED
- a CDS encoding DUF4148 domain-containing protein, with protein sequence MKTSVTLAALLFSAATALATAPAFASGDAPTSSVQSLPVAAVATNNAPKTRAEVKAELASARAHGELSLDPNSPAYPQQYAMGGYTAPREQATAGFFHVRSAAN
- a CDS encoding dienelactone hydrolase family protein, yielding MSVSTKWIDIPAGNDSFGAYLALPKGGKGPGIVILQEIFGVNGHIRDVVEQYALDGYVAIAPDVFWRAAPRVELEYVGADRDRGIALMQKTDVNLVVEDIAATAAALRALPECTGKVAAIGYCFGGRLAYLAAASGSVDAAVSYYGGGIQNQLDLADKVTKPILFHYAELDHGIPLSAVGQVKERFAGRPNAEFHLYANADHGFNCSVRASYNQHASALAHGRTLSFLAEHLQ
- a CDS encoding high-potential iron-sulfur protein, with translation MKSSRRSFLITSIGVASTLALSRQAFADAPKAAESDPTSQALGYKLDATKVDKAKFAKYAAGQDCSNCTFYQGKATDAFAPCPMFGGKQVAGKGWCSAYNKKA